Part of the Shinella zoogloeoides genome, CAGAGCCATTCAAAACAACGACCCAAGGGAGCATCAACTGGCCGGCTTCAAATCGGAATGCTGGCCGGAATGAAATCGGAATGGGTGGCCGGCTTCGTTTCGGAATCAATGGCCGGCTTCATCGGAATACGCACTCGGATAAATCCGAGTGAACCGGATATCGCTCCTGAGGATGCGACTGAGGTTCCTGACAAGCGGGACGTTGAGGCGCAGCGTCCCGCGGCTAGCAGGGGAAGATGAACATGAATGCGAGGGATGAATGTGCTTCTCGCAAATCATCAAATGATGCGCTGAGGAAAGCGAGAATGCAGCGCCGGCCTTGGCAATTGCTGATAACCGGAAACCCAAAGGAGCCGATCGCCTTCAGCGTCGAGACCCGCGATGCGCTCACCAGCATGTTCGAGCTCTTCCCACATCTGAGTAGCCTTACGCTCAAGACGCGTCACGGGGACCTTTCCGTCACGCGAGATTTCCCCGGCGATTACACCAGCCGAGTTGATGAGATGATAGCTGCGGTGTTCCGGAACGACCCTGACATCACGGGTATTGTCTTCCCGGCAACAAGTACGCAACCCGAGCACACGGCCACGCCTGACGATCCGCATTGGTCGGCGGACGGCAGGATACTCTCAGAAATCAGTGAAGCCTTGAGGGCGGGCAAGATCACGGGCGACGAAGCCGTACGCCGCATGAAAGAACTTCACTCGGGGGAATAGGACATGGCTCGCAAGTCTATCGAACAACGCCTGGCGGAACTGGATGCGCAGCGCTCCGCTCTCAAGGCTCGGCTATCGAAGCAGGAACGCGCTAATGATACGCGCCGTAAGGTGCTTCTGGGCGCACTCGTCCTGCACCGTCTGGAGAACGCCAATGATCCGGAATTCACAAAGCGCCTTGGGGATTGGCTGCGACGCGAGCTGCCCGGGTTCCTGACGCGGGATGCAGATAAGGATCTATTCGACGATATCCTGAAGGAGGGGAGCCTGGGTGGGTCCTGAGGCTTCCTAACGGAACGAAACCTGTAAGCAGCTAGTGAACACGAGCAGCGGGCCATCCTCTCGATTATGTATCGCCGGTCGTCGTCGGCTGGGCAGCCTCGGCGCCCGCAGGGTTAGTCGTGACAGGTCAGCCGAGGCAGGTTGGGGTAGCGACGAGCTCAGGTAGTAATAGCTGTCGCTGATCATCCCGAAATAGGCGCTTGCCTCGGTCTCCTCGAACACGCCTCTTATAGGGCGCTTTGCTTCACCTATATGTAAGCCATCCTCTGTTCCAGGAGCCGCGCGCAGCAGATAGTGACGAAAGCAGTGAGAGCTGTTTTGGATTAGATTCCAGCTTTGTCCATCAAAGCCTTGAGTGCATCAGGATAGCTGAGATTTTCCCGGATGGCATAGCTAACAAAGCGG contains:
- a CDS encoding mobilization protein, producing the protein MARKSIEQRLAELDAQRSALKARLSKQERANDTRRKVLLGALVLHRLENANDPEFTKRLGDWLRRELPGFLTRDADKDLFDDILKEGSLGGS